In Zingiber officinale cultivar Zhangliang chromosome 1A, Zo_v1.1, whole genome shotgun sequence, a genomic segment contains:
- the LOC122033726 gene encoding polygalacturonase At1g48100-like isoform X2, translating into MSEVRRGCFGFLLLILLCSNFDGCEGRKGWHWRHRQSPSSSLARKKGRGNNGAGNGHSSGGGGARGGGRSGYLSPLPPPPLPPPPSPSPYLKNGSQAAPAAAMFDVLDFGAKGDGVTDDTKAFEAAWATACKVGGSVMVVPAEFEFLVGPISFSGPYCQTNIVFQLDGMIIAPTNAKYWGSGLLWWIEFSKLQGITIQGSGVIEGRGSVWWTNNEPDVDSIKEELSLVLPKIKPTALRFYGSYNVTVRGITIQNSQQCHLKFDNCETVQVYNMTIASPGNSLNTDGIHLQNSRDVMIHHTNMSCGDDCVSIQTGCSNINIHSVTCGPGHGISIGGLGRDNSKACVSNITVRDVNLHSTMTGVRIKTWQMLHILSQGGSGSVQNIRFSNIRVTEVQTPIMIDQFYCDRSSCKNQTSAVGLSGIAYENIKGTYTVKPVHFACSDASPCSDITLTQVELQPLQEHYHMYEPFCWQTYGELYTPTLPPVVCLQNGKPTSNHILSDHDLC; encoded by the exons ATGAGTGAGGTTAGGAGGGGATGCTTTGGGTTTCTCCTCCTGATTTTGCTCTGCTCAAACTTTGATGGGTGTGAAGGGAggaaaggatggcattggaggcaCAGGCAGTCTCCCTCTTCTTCCCTGGCTAGGAAGAAGGGTAGAGGAAACAATGGCGCCGGCAACGGCCATAGCAGCGGGGGAGGTGGAGCAAGAGGTGGGGGACGTAGTGGTTATCTGAGTCCATTGCCACCGCCACCGCTGCCACCGCCTCCTAGTCCTAGCCCATACCTGAAAAATGGTTCTCAGGCAGCCCCAGCTGCAGCCATGTTCGATGTACTTGATTTTGGAGCGAAGGGAGATGGCGTCACAGATGACACCAAG GCTTTTGAGGCTGCATGGGCTACTGCTTGCAAGGTGGGTGGATCAGTTATGGTTGTTCCAGCAGAATTTGAGTTCCTTGTCGGCCCTATCTCCTTCTCTGGGCCTTATTGTCAGACCAATATTGTTTTCCAG CTGGATGGGATGATTATTGCCCCGACTAATGCCAAGTACTGGGGTTCAGGACTTCTATGGTGGATTGAGTTCTCAAAGCTGCAAGGCATAACAATTCAAGGCAGTGGAGTAATAGAAGGGCGAGGCAGTGTCTGGTGGACAAACAATGAGCCTGATGTTGATTCA ATAAAGGAGGAGCTAAGTCTGGTGCTGCCAAAGATCAAACCAACG GCATTAAGGTTCTATGGGAGCTACAACGTTACAGTGAGGGGTATCACAATTCAAAACAGCCAACAGTGCCACCTCAAATTTGACAACTGTGAAACTGTCCAAGTCTACAACATGACAATCGCTTCACCTGGCAATAGCCTCAACACAGATGGAATCCATCTGCAAAATTCAAGAGATGTTATGATCCATCATACCAACATGAGCTGCg gTGATGACTGTGTGTCTATCCAAACGGGGTGCTCAAACATTAACATCCACAGTGTGACCTGTGGGCCTGGTCATGGAATCAGTATCGGTGGCCTGGGAAGAGATAACAGCAAAGCATGTGTTTCCAACATAACTGTAAGGGATGTCAATTTGCACAGCACAATGACCGGTGTCAGAATCAAGACCTGGCAG atGTTGCACATATTGTCACAGGGCGGATCAGGCTCAGTCCAGAACATAAGATTCTCAAACATAAGAGTGACAGAGGTCCAGACTCCTATTATGATCGACCAATTTTATTGTGATCGAAGCTCTTGCAAGAACCAGACATCTGCAGTTGGTCTGTCAGGCATTGCATATGAGAATATCAAAGGGACTTACACAGTGAAACCAGTGCACTTTGCATGCAGCGACGCCTCTCCATGTTCAGACATCACTTTAACCCAGGTTGAGCTTCAACCACTACAAGAGCACTATCATATGTATGAACCTTTCTGCTGGCAGACCTATGGCGAACTGTATACCCCAACCCTTCCTCCAGTTGTCTGCTTGCAAAATGGAAAACCAACAAGTAACCAtatcttatctgaccatgatttGTGCTGA
- the LOC122033726 gene encoding polygalacturonase At1g48100-like isoform X3, translating into MSEVRRGCFGFLLLILLCSNFDGCEGRKGWHWRHRQSPSSSLARKKGRGNNGAGNGHSSGGGGARGGGRSGYLSPLPPPPLPPPPSPSPYLKNGSQAAPAAAMFDVLDFGAKGDGVTDDTKAFEAAWATACKVGGSVMVVPAEFEFLVGPISFSGPYCQTNIVFQLDGMIIAPTNAKYWGSGLLWWIEFSKLQGITIQGSGVIEGRGSVWWTNNEPDVDSQIKEELSLVLPKIKPTALRFYGSYNVTVRGITIQNSQQCHLKFDNCETVQVYNMTIASPGNSLNTDGIHLQNSRDVMIHHTNMSCGDDCVSIQTGCSNINIHSVTCGPGHGISIGGLGRDNSKACVSNITVRDVNLHSTMTGVRIKTWQGGSGSVQNIRFSNIRVTEVQTPIMIDQFYCDRSSCKNQTSAVGLSGIAYENIKGTYTVKPVHFACSDASPCSDITLTQVELQPLQEHYHMYEPFCWQTYGELYTPTLPPVVCLQNGKPTSNHILSDHDLC; encoded by the exons ATGAGTGAGGTTAGGAGGGGATGCTTTGGGTTTCTCCTCCTGATTTTGCTCTGCTCAAACTTTGATGGGTGTGAAGGGAggaaaggatggcattggaggcaCAGGCAGTCTCCCTCTTCTTCCCTGGCTAGGAAGAAGGGTAGAGGAAACAATGGCGCCGGCAACGGCCATAGCAGCGGGGGAGGTGGAGCAAGAGGTGGGGGACGTAGTGGTTATCTGAGTCCATTGCCACCGCCACCGCTGCCACCGCCTCCTAGTCCTAGCCCATACCTGAAAAATGGTTCTCAGGCAGCCCCAGCTGCAGCCATGTTCGATGTACTTGATTTTGGAGCGAAGGGAGATGGCGTCACAGATGACACCAAG GCTTTTGAGGCTGCATGGGCTACTGCTTGCAAGGTGGGTGGATCAGTTATGGTTGTTCCAGCAGAATTTGAGTTCCTTGTCGGCCCTATCTCCTTCTCTGGGCCTTATTGTCAGACCAATATTGTTTTCCAG CTGGATGGGATGATTATTGCCCCGACTAATGCCAAGTACTGGGGTTCAGGACTTCTATGGTGGATTGAGTTCTCAAAGCTGCAAGGCATAACAATTCAAGGCAGTGGAGTAATAGAAGGGCGAGGCAGTGTCTGGTGGACAAACAATGAGCCTGATGTTGATTCA CAGATAAAGGAGGAGCTAAGTCTGGTGCTGCCAAAGATCAAACCAACG GCATTAAGGTTCTATGGGAGCTACAACGTTACAGTGAGGGGTATCACAATTCAAAACAGCCAACAGTGCCACCTCAAATTTGACAACTGTGAAACTGTCCAAGTCTACAACATGACAATCGCTTCACCTGGCAATAGCCTCAACACAGATGGAATCCATCTGCAAAATTCAAGAGATGTTATGATCCATCATACCAACATGAGCTGCg gTGATGACTGTGTGTCTATCCAAACGGGGTGCTCAAACATTAACATCCACAGTGTGACCTGTGGGCCTGGTCATGGAATCAGTATCGGTGGCCTGGGAAGAGATAACAGCAAAGCATGTGTTTCCAACATAACTGTAAGGGATGTCAATTTGCACAGCACAATGACCGGTGTCAGAATCAAGACCTGGCAG GGCGGATCAGGCTCAGTCCAGAACATAAGATTCTCAAACATAAGAGTGACAGAGGTCCAGACTCCTATTATGATCGACCAATTTTATTGTGATCGAAGCTCTTGCAAGAACCAGACATCTGCAGTTGGTCTGTCAGGCATTGCATATGAGAATATCAAAGGGACTTACACAGTGAAACCAGTGCACTTTGCATGCAGCGACGCCTCTCCATGTTCAGACATCACTTTAACCCAGGTTGAGCTTCAACCACTACAAGAGCACTATCATATGTATGAACCTTTCTGCTGGCAGACCTATGGCGAACTGTATACCCCAACCCTTCCTCCAGTTGTCTGCTTGCAAAATGGAAAACCAACAAGTAACCAtatcttatctgaccatgatttGTGCTGA
- the LOC122033726 gene encoding polygalacturonase At1g48100-like isoform X4, giving the protein MSEVRRGCFGFLLLILLCSNFDGCEGRKGWHWRHRQSPSSSLARKKGRGNNGAGNGHSSGGGGARGGGRSGYLSPLPPPPLPPPPSPSPYLKNGSQAAPAAAMFDVLDFGAKGDGVTDDTKAFEAAWATACKVGGSVMVVPAEFEFLVGPISFSGPYCQTNIVFQLDGMIIAPTNAKYWGSGLLWWIEFSKLQGITIQGSGVIEGRGSVWWTNNEPDVDSIKEELSLVLPKIKPTALRFYGSYNVTVRGITIQNSQQCHLKFDNCETVQVYNMTIASPGNSLNTDGIHLQNSRDVMIHHTNMSCGDDCVSIQTGCSNINIHSVTCGPGHGISIGGLGRDNSKACVSNITVRDVNLHSTMTGVRIKTWQGGSGSVQNIRFSNIRVTEVQTPIMIDQFYCDRSSCKNQTSAVGLSGIAYENIKGTYTVKPVHFACSDASPCSDITLTQVELQPLQEHYHMYEPFCWQTYGELYTPTLPPVVCLQNGKPTSNHILSDHDLC; this is encoded by the exons ATGAGTGAGGTTAGGAGGGGATGCTTTGGGTTTCTCCTCCTGATTTTGCTCTGCTCAAACTTTGATGGGTGTGAAGGGAggaaaggatggcattggaggcaCAGGCAGTCTCCCTCTTCTTCCCTGGCTAGGAAGAAGGGTAGAGGAAACAATGGCGCCGGCAACGGCCATAGCAGCGGGGGAGGTGGAGCAAGAGGTGGGGGACGTAGTGGTTATCTGAGTCCATTGCCACCGCCACCGCTGCCACCGCCTCCTAGTCCTAGCCCATACCTGAAAAATGGTTCTCAGGCAGCCCCAGCTGCAGCCATGTTCGATGTACTTGATTTTGGAGCGAAGGGAGATGGCGTCACAGATGACACCAAG GCTTTTGAGGCTGCATGGGCTACTGCTTGCAAGGTGGGTGGATCAGTTATGGTTGTTCCAGCAGAATTTGAGTTCCTTGTCGGCCCTATCTCCTTCTCTGGGCCTTATTGTCAGACCAATATTGTTTTCCAG CTGGATGGGATGATTATTGCCCCGACTAATGCCAAGTACTGGGGTTCAGGACTTCTATGGTGGATTGAGTTCTCAAAGCTGCAAGGCATAACAATTCAAGGCAGTGGAGTAATAGAAGGGCGAGGCAGTGTCTGGTGGACAAACAATGAGCCTGATGTTGATTCA ATAAAGGAGGAGCTAAGTCTGGTGCTGCCAAAGATCAAACCAACG GCATTAAGGTTCTATGGGAGCTACAACGTTACAGTGAGGGGTATCACAATTCAAAACAGCCAACAGTGCCACCTCAAATTTGACAACTGTGAAACTGTCCAAGTCTACAACATGACAATCGCTTCACCTGGCAATAGCCTCAACACAGATGGAATCCATCTGCAAAATTCAAGAGATGTTATGATCCATCATACCAACATGAGCTGCg gTGATGACTGTGTGTCTATCCAAACGGGGTGCTCAAACATTAACATCCACAGTGTGACCTGTGGGCCTGGTCATGGAATCAGTATCGGTGGCCTGGGAAGAGATAACAGCAAAGCATGTGTTTCCAACATAACTGTAAGGGATGTCAATTTGCACAGCACAATGACCGGTGTCAGAATCAAGACCTGGCAG GGCGGATCAGGCTCAGTCCAGAACATAAGATTCTCAAACATAAGAGTGACAGAGGTCCAGACTCCTATTATGATCGACCAATTTTATTGTGATCGAAGCTCTTGCAAGAACCAGACATCTGCAGTTGGTCTGTCAGGCATTGCATATGAGAATATCAAAGGGACTTACACAGTGAAACCAGTGCACTTTGCATGCAGCGACGCCTCTCCATGTTCAGACATCACTTTAACCCAGGTTGAGCTTCAACCACTACAAGAGCACTATCATATGTATGAACCTTTCTGCTGGCAGACCTATGGCGAACTGTATACCCCAACCCTTCCTCCAGTTGTCTGCTTGCAAAATGGAAAACCAACAAGTAACCAtatcttatctgaccatgatttGTGCTGA
- the LOC122033726 gene encoding polygalacturonase At1g48100-like isoform X1: MSEVRRGCFGFLLLILLCSNFDGCEGRKGWHWRHRQSPSSSLARKKGRGNNGAGNGHSSGGGGARGGGRSGYLSPLPPPPLPPPPSPSPYLKNGSQAAPAAAMFDVLDFGAKGDGVTDDTKAFEAAWATACKVGGSVMVVPAEFEFLVGPISFSGPYCQTNIVFQLDGMIIAPTNAKYWGSGLLWWIEFSKLQGITIQGSGVIEGRGSVWWTNNEPDVDSQIKEELSLVLPKIKPTALRFYGSYNVTVRGITIQNSQQCHLKFDNCETVQVYNMTIASPGNSLNTDGIHLQNSRDVMIHHTNMSCGDDCVSIQTGCSNINIHSVTCGPGHGISIGGLGRDNSKACVSNITVRDVNLHSTMTGVRIKTWQMLHILSQGGSGSVQNIRFSNIRVTEVQTPIMIDQFYCDRSSCKNQTSAVGLSGIAYENIKGTYTVKPVHFACSDASPCSDITLTQVELQPLQEHYHMYEPFCWQTYGELYTPTLPPVVCLQNGKPTSNHILSDHDLC; this comes from the exons ATGAGTGAGGTTAGGAGGGGATGCTTTGGGTTTCTCCTCCTGATTTTGCTCTGCTCAAACTTTGATGGGTGTGAAGGGAggaaaggatggcattggaggcaCAGGCAGTCTCCCTCTTCTTCCCTGGCTAGGAAGAAGGGTAGAGGAAACAATGGCGCCGGCAACGGCCATAGCAGCGGGGGAGGTGGAGCAAGAGGTGGGGGACGTAGTGGTTATCTGAGTCCATTGCCACCGCCACCGCTGCCACCGCCTCCTAGTCCTAGCCCATACCTGAAAAATGGTTCTCAGGCAGCCCCAGCTGCAGCCATGTTCGATGTACTTGATTTTGGAGCGAAGGGAGATGGCGTCACAGATGACACCAAG GCTTTTGAGGCTGCATGGGCTACTGCTTGCAAGGTGGGTGGATCAGTTATGGTTGTTCCAGCAGAATTTGAGTTCCTTGTCGGCCCTATCTCCTTCTCTGGGCCTTATTGTCAGACCAATATTGTTTTCCAG CTGGATGGGATGATTATTGCCCCGACTAATGCCAAGTACTGGGGTTCAGGACTTCTATGGTGGATTGAGTTCTCAAAGCTGCAAGGCATAACAATTCAAGGCAGTGGAGTAATAGAAGGGCGAGGCAGTGTCTGGTGGACAAACAATGAGCCTGATGTTGATTCA CAGATAAAGGAGGAGCTAAGTCTGGTGCTGCCAAAGATCAAACCAACG GCATTAAGGTTCTATGGGAGCTACAACGTTACAGTGAGGGGTATCACAATTCAAAACAGCCAACAGTGCCACCTCAAATTTGACAACTGTGAAACTGTCCAAGTCTACAACATGACAATCGCTTCACCTGGCAATAGCCTCAACACAGATGGAATCCATCTGCAAAATTCAAGAGATGTTATGATCCATCATACCAACATGAGCTGCg gTGATGACTGTGTGTCTATCCAAACGGGGTGCTCAAACATTAACATCCACAGTGTGACCTGTGGGCCTGGTCATGGAATCAGTATCGGTGGCCTGGGAAGAGATAACAGCAAAGCATGTGTTTCCAACATAACTGTAAGGGATGTCAATTTGCACAGCACAATGACCGGTGTCAGAATCAAGACCTGGCAG atGTTGCACATATTGTCACAGGGCGGATCAGGCTCAGTCCAGAACATAAGATTCTCAAACATAAGAGTGACAGAGGTCCAGACTCCTATTATGATCGACCAATTTTATTGTGATCGAAGCTCTTGCAAGAACCAGACATCTGCAGTTGGTCTGTCAGGCATTGCATATGAGAATATCAAAGGGACTTACACAGTGAAACCAGTGCACTTTGCATGCAGCGACGCCTCTCCATGTTCAGACATCACTTTAACCCAGGTTGAGCTTCAACCACTACAAGAGCACTATCATATGTATGAACCTTTCTGCTGGCAGACCTATGGCGAACTGTATACCCCAACCCTTCCTCCAGTTGTCTGCTTGCAAAATGGAAAACCAACAAGTAACCAtatcttatctgaccatgatttGTGCTGA
- the LOC122033726 gene encoding polygalacturonase At1g48100-like isoform X5, translated as MVLRQPQLQPCSMYLILERREMASQMTPRLLRLHGLLLARWVDQLWLFQQNLSSLSALSPSLGLIVRPILFSSLSMMQLDGMIIAPTNAKYWGSGLLWWIEFSKLQGITIQGSGVIEGRGSVWWTNNEPDVDSQIKEELSLVLPKIKPTALRFYGSYNVTVRGITIQNSQQCHLKFDNCETVQVYNMTIASPGNSLNTDGIHLQNSRDVMIHHTNMSCGDDCVSIQTGCSNINIHSVTCGPGHGISIGGLGRDNSKACVSNITVRDVNLHSTMTGVRIKTWQMLHILSQGGSGSVQNIRFSNIRVTEVQTPIMIDQFYCDRSSCKNQTSAVGLSGIAYENIKGTYTVKPVHFACSDASPCSDITLTQVELQPLQEHYHMYEPFCWQTYGELYTPTLPPVVCLQNGKPTSNHILSDHDLC; from the exons ATGGTTCTCAGGCAGCCCCAGCTGCAGCCATGTTCGATGTACTTGATTTTGGAGCGAAGGGAGATGGCGTCACAGATGACACCAAG GCTTTTGAGGCTGCATGGGCTACTGCTTGCAAGGTGGGTGGATCAGTTATGGTTGTTCCAGCAGAATTTGAGTTCCTTGTCGGCCCTATCTCCTTCTCTGGGCCTTATTGTCAGACCAATATTGTTTTCCAG TCTTTCTATGATGCAGCTGGATGGGATGATTATTGCCCCGACTAATGCCAAGTACTGGGGTTCAGGACTTCTATGGTGGATTGAGTTCTCAAAGCTGCAAGGCATAACAATTCAAGGCAGTGGAGTAATAGAAGGGCGAGGCAGTGTCTGGTGGACAAACAATGAGCCTGATGTTGATTCA CAGATAAAGGAGGAGCTAAGTCTGGTGCTGCCAAAGATCAAACCAACG GCATTAAGGTTCTATGGGAGCTACAACGTTACAGTGAGGGGTATCACAATTCAAAACAGCCAACAGTGCCACCTCAAATTTGACAACTGTGAAACTGTCCAAGTCTACAACATGACAATCGCTTCACCTGGCAATAGCCTCAACACAGATGGAATCCATCTGCAAAATTCAAGAGATGTTATGATCCATCATACCAACATGAGCTGCg gTGATGACTGTGTGTCTATCCAAACGGGGTGCTCAAACATTAACATCCACAGTGTGACCTGTGGGCCTGGTCATGGAATCAGTATCGGTGGCCTGGGAAGAGATAACAGCAAAGCATGTGTTTCCAACATAACTGTAAGGGATGTCAATTTGCACAGCACAATGACCGGTGTCAGAATCAAGACCTGGCAG atGTTGCACATATTGTCACAGGGCGGATCAGGCTCAGTCCAGAACATAAGATTCTCAAACATAAGAGTGACAGAGGTCCAGACTCCTATTATGATCGACCAATTTTATTGTGATCGAAGCTCTTGCAAGAACCAGACATCTGCAGTTGGTCTGTCAGGCATTGCATATGAGAATATCAAAGGGACTTACACAGTGAAACCAGTGCACTTTGCATGCAGCGACGCCTCTCCATGTTCAGACATCACTTTAACCCAGGTTGAGCTTCAACCACTACAAGAGCACTATCATATGTATGAACCTTTCTGCTGGCAGACCTATGGCGAACTGTATACCCCAACCCTTCCTCCAGTTGTCTGCTTGCAAAATGGAAAACCAACAAGTAACCAtatcttatctgaccatgatttGTGCTGA